In Candida dubliniensis CD36 chromosome 6, complete sequence, the following are encoded in one genomic region:
- a CDS encoding ribonuclease H, putative (Similar to S. cerevisiae RNH1;~In S. cerevisiae: ribonuclease H1, removes RNA primers during Okazaki fragment synthesis; degrades RNA attached to the 5'-end of a DNA strand), whose amino-acid sequence MPYYAVVNGREEGVFSSWQECRPHVYGYSGAHYRKFENRYEAEEYYQNDGDYFIYPIYVDGACRHNGSPHAEAGYGVYYGDGDSRNVSVPLDDVDPDGLIPTNQRAELWAMNHALRNIWNELEEETEDGKAIIYSDSIYAIKCLTDWPQKWTRNGWLNVHGQTISNYDLVTKNYELYEWINDEYDDRGWGQLNLIHVRGHSGNDGNEEADNLANLAADRYGYQSSSSSYGSYY is encoded by the coding sequence ATGCCGTATTACGCAGTTGTTAACGGTCGCGAAGAAGGGGTTTTCTCTAGTTGGCAAGAATGTCGACCTCACGTCTATGGTTATAGTGGTGCCCACTACCggaaatttgaaaatcgATATGAGGCCGAAgaatattatcaaaatgaCGGAGATTATTTCATCTATCCAATATACGTTGATGGTGCTTGTAGACACAATGGTTCCCCACATGCTGAAGCTGGATATGGGGTTTATTATGGAGATGGTGATTCAAGAAATGTCTCAGTACCATTGGATGATGTCGATCCTGATGGACTTATTCCAACTAATCAAAGAGCAGAATTATGGGCAATGAACCATGCTTTGAGAAATATTTGGAATGAACTAGAGGAAGAAACTGAAGATGGTAAAGCTATTATTTATAGTGATTCGATATATGCTATCAAATGTCTTACAGATTGGCCTCAAAAATGGACACGAAATGGATGGTTAAATGTTCACGGTCAAACAATTTCCAATTATGATTTAGTTACCAAAAACTACGAGTTGTATGAGTGgattaatgatgaatatgATGATAGAGGTTGGGGTCAATTAAACTTGATTCATGTTAGAGGACATTCAGGAAATGATGGAAATGAAGAAGCAGATAATTTAGCTAACTTGGCCGCTGATCGATATGGATATCAGTCGAGTTCATCGTCATATGGTTCGTACTactaa
- a CDS encoding regulator of (H+)-ATPase in vacuolar membrane, putative (Similar to S. cerevisiae RAV2;~annotated as STE23 in CGD - annotation error?;~In S. cerevisiae: subunit of RAVE (regulator of (H+)-ATPase in vacuolar membrane), a complex that associates with the V1 domain of the vacuolar membrane (H+)-ATPase (V-ATPase) and promotes assembly and reassembly of the holoenzyme): MTTNILDNKAFIDSVLSIQSIQNDKELHWYIINMILPDLPQIIETLQICSNLLMYNSPQEPDSKQCIEKGPSIKLPLSLTNQQDSVNGTITRDGPYITNLKLTVKNHYFNKYFYKLHLIKPMVLEQLVNVLNLIRDSIEILQNLQSIDKELSVLSEKEDNQHTVKHDQLINDFKRLLVNIHDSKTNLQLPLDPNLIFPLRVTDGESFEPQLSDRVAVDFYLSQNQVCIDLKSLHRITEKPWCEIDDNGKSFVDKLREEMKNKRSSVGDKSTSDAINQNNNTNIFSNMMSHLSLRHKYDTMDYITRCITYNNMVVVVNKKFEVSTEDPILISCFTKLDSLESIIKGYIYSLNSFSM; encoded by the coding sequence ATGACTACAAATATTTTGGATAACAAAGCATTTATAGATAGTGTATTATCAatacaatcaattcaaaatgATAAGGAATTACATTGgtatattataaatatgatTTTACCTGATTTACCACAAATCATAGAAACTTTACAGATTTGCTCAAATTTGTTAATGTACAATTCACCACAAGAACCAGATTCCAAACAATGTATTGAAAAAGGTCCATCCATCAAACTACCTTTGTCTTTAACCAATCAACAAGACTCTGTCAATGGGACAATAACCCGAGATGGGCCATATATAACCAATCTAAAATTAACAGTTaagaatcattattttaACAAGTATTTCTATAAATTGCATTTAATAAAGCCAATGGTCCTAGAACAATTAGTTAATGTGCTAAATTTGATTAGGGATTCGATTGAAATACTACAGAATCTTCAATCAATAGATAAAGAGTTGTCAGTATTGTCAGAGAAAGAAGACAATCAACATACTGTCAAACatgatcaattgataaatgaCTTCAAAAGACTCTTGGTTAATATTCATGATTCAAAGACAAATTTGCAACTTCCATTAGACCCCAACTTAATTTTCCCCTTGCGGGTAACTGACGGAGAGAGTTTTGAACCCCAGTTACTGGACCGTGTGGCAGTAGATTTTTATCTTAGTCAAAATCAAGTttgtattgatttgaaaagtCTTCACCGAATAACAGAAAAACCATGGtgtgaaattgatgataatggcAAGTCGTTTGTGGATAAATTGAGAGAGGAAATGAAGAACAAGAGACTGTCAGTTGGTGATAAATCTACTTCCGATgcaatcaatcaaaataaCAACACCAACATATTTTCTAATATGATGAGTCATCTTCTGTTAAGACACAAGTATGATACTATGGATTATATAACCCGATGTATTACCTATAATAACATGGTTGTGGTGGTCAATAAGAAGTTTGAAGTGTCTACAGAAGATCCAATATTGATCAGCTGTTTTACAAAATTAGATTCTTTGGAGAGTATCATCAAGGGATACATTTATAGCTTGAATAGTTTTTCAATGTGA
- a CDS encoding LPF family protein, putative (Similar to C. albicans LPF42): MCILSTMFKDTKKKILWHASTPDCDCNSFQVSFSNWKKGITQYGIYPKVIHMQDMEQYKIFLGAFPELLTGSLSINGNFKKNKDLDSNALLEFLSDSKVRFDSLQLSDFGDLGTFPSTATTISLIGTSLNRYEIPGVKKMTIKSQSEETETFTFSSDLEDLEIVVSTRLSLILPQNLRKLNINTYILSVDFMSEEMANLEYLRLKLSCIESFEDTKIIAPNLKILELDRCLELSNYDGLQQFQKLRCLVVIEGNYPVSLLNECPFPELETFKYHGDRFPILGGPDNIKLTFPSNLKSLSIECFDFVNAEFNTLVLPTTLKHLHLASISIKDEYLHLGENLQTVHIYTWRLTLESSFRIPHMIEKFTLYTHYLTVESLDFMYHLPNRLVKLHLFAYKQIKRDPFTQKIKWPLVLGELDLRGFRIDHRALELLNLKESRLQHINISGGDVRKLNVDLFPVSVEILILSYLKIHELPESFERLENLRRLSLMRNQLRKIKPVKLPVASLNHLDLFQCNIRLLSPFLVSMYEEKNRNAVLKVFAPGNRNVNVIDARRVMKEFKGLSLALADFDETLKEISKHSSRLECLSHSDPYFDKSEFSGTEEVVSHYDPEDLYNGSEFSSDEEDNGSGNK; encoded by the coding sequence TGCTAGTACCCCCGATTGTGACTGCAACCTGTTTCAAGTCAGTTTCAGCAATTGGAAGAAGGGCATTACCCAATATGGTATATATCCAAAAGTCATTCATATGCAAGATATGGaacaatataaaatatttttggGTGCTTTCCCGGAACTTTTAACAGGTTCCTTGAGTATTAATGGAAATTTCAAGAAGAATAAGGATCTAGATTCAAATGCATTGTTAGAATTCTTGCTGGATTCCAAGGTTAGGTTTGATTCTTTGCAATTGTCAGACTTTGGGGATCTAGGTACATTTCCGTCCACGGCCACAACTATTCTGCTAATTGGCACTTCATTGAATAGATATGAAATTCCTGGCGTGAAAAAGATGACCATAAAATCCCAAAGTGAAGAAACCGAAACATTCACTTTTTCTTCCGATTTGGAGGATTTGGAAATTGTCGTACTGACTAGGTTGCTGTTGATCTTACCTCAAAATTTGCGTAAACTAAACATCAATACGTATATACTCTCGGTAGATTTCATGTCCGAAGAGATGGCTAATTTAGAGTATTTGCGGCTTAAATTGCTGTGTATTGAATCGTTTGAAGACACAAAAATAATTGCtccaaatttgaaaatattagaGCTAGATCGCTGTTTGGAATTGTCTAATTATGATGGTttgcaacaatttcaaaagttgAGATGTCTTGTAGTGATAGAAGGCAATTATCCCGTTAGTTTGTTAAACGAATGTCCTTTTCCTGAATTAGAAACTTTTAAATACCATGGAGATAGGTTCCCGATTTTAGGAGGCCCTGACAATATTAAGCTTACTTTTCcttcaaatttgaaatctttATCAATCGAATGTTTCGACTTTGTAAATGCTGAATTTAATACTTTGGTACTTCCTACTACGTTGAAGCATTTGCACCTTGCCAGTATATCTATTAAAGATGAATATTTACATTTGGGTGAAAATTTGCAAACTGTTCACATCTATACATGGAGGCTTACATTAGAAAGTAGTTTCAGAATCCCTCATATGATTGAGAAGTTCACATTATATACACATTATCTAACTGTTGAAAGCCTCGATTTTATGTATCATTTGCCGAATAGACTCGTTAAGTTACACTTGTTCGCatacaaacaaataaagaGGGACCCTTTTACccaaaaaattaaatggCCCTTGGTCTTAGGTGAGCTTGATCTAAGGGGTTTCCGCATTGATCATCGCGCATTAGAATTATTGAACTTAAAGGAATCCAGACTTCAAcatataaatatttctgGAGGTGATGTCAGGAAGTTGaatgttgatttatttcCAGTTAGTGTTgagattttaattttgctgtatttgaaaattcaTGAGTTACCTGAATCTTTTGAAAGATTGGAGAACTTACGCCGTTTGTCACTTATgagaaatcaattgagGAAAATAAAACCTGTTAAATTACCGGTAGCATCATTGAACCATTTAGACCTATTTCAGTGTAACATTCGTTTGCTATCACCgtttttggtttcaatgTATGAGGAAAAGAATAGAAATGCAGTCTTGAAAGTGTTTGCTCCGGGAAACAGGAATGTAAATGTAATTGATGCAAGGAGAGTCATGAAGGAATTTAAAGGGCTTTCATTGGCACTCGctgattttgatgaaacGTTGAAAGAAATATCCAAGCATTCTTCTCGTTTGGAATGTCTTTCTCACTCTGATCCATATTTTGACAAATCTGAATTTTCCGGAACAGAAGAAGTCGTATCCCACTATGATCCAGAAGATCTTTACAATGGAAGTGAATTTAGTCTGGATGAGGAAGATAATGGAAGTGGCAATAAATGA
- a CDS encoding a-factor pheromone maturation protease, putative (annotated as RAV2 in CGD and orf19.5559 is annotated as STE23 - annotation error?;~Similar to S. cerevisiae STE23;~In S. cerevisiae: metalloprotease involved, with homolog Axl1p, in N-terminal processing of pro-a-factor to the mature form; member of the insulin-degrading enzyme family), with protein MKIPSLKLTTARSPFVSVSKYYSGMSNQFTTLSDDKTIEKPLLDDRSYRFIKLNNNGLRVLLINDPSTDKAAASLDVNVGSFTDKEYNISGLAHFCEHLLFMGTEKYPKENEYSNYLSKHSGSSNAYTAAEHTNYYFQVGADYLEGALDRFSQFFIAPLFSKSCQDREINAVDSENKKNLQSDTWRLYQLDKFTSNLAHPYSGFSTGNYQTLHTDPVAKGVDVRDILIDFHKQHYSSNLMSLVILGKEDLNTLTDWAIEKFAAVPNKDLSRPNYKGELVYNPQQLGKLIKAKPIMDNHKMELNFLIPDDLEDKWDTKPNGYFSHLVGHESKGSIIYYLKQKGWATDLSAGAMTVCQGTSNFYIEFQLTPKGFENWQEIVVITFQYLNFVTDDAPRKWIWDEIEEMSQVNFKFKQKMEASKTVSTLSNKLYKFDEYIPASYLLSSAIVRKFDPEAIKRFGSYFTPENLRITLASQLLAGLNKQEKWYGTEYEYEDIPQALIQQIKSQPYNGNPNLHYPRPNNFIPTNFEVTKAKSKHPQVAPYLIEHNNKINLWYKQDDTFEVPKGSIEVAFHLPSSNTDINTSVMSNVAIELLDDELNELTYFAELVGLKVKLHAWRDGFLINVSGYSHKLSNLLQEVLTKFFQFEPQQDRFESIKFKLLKNLKNFGFQVPFQQVGVYHLQLLNEKLYQQDDRIEVLQKVTYKDVYQHFKQNIWQSGIFAEVLIHGNFDVAQSKQIRDIINESMENVKPWMDKYNEEQFHLQSYVLQPNETIRYEVPLKDTANINSCIEYYIQINTNADSLKLRVLTDLFATIIREPCFDQLRTKEQLGYVVFSGTVLGRTTLGFRILIQSERKCDYLQYRIEEFLAQFGNYVNNELSTEDFIKFKHALKNIKLTKLKHLNEETARLWSNIIDGYYDFDSRSRQVEILENITKDELVEFFNTFIAKSDNTGKLITYLKSQNPTEFTESKKLHSGIINYLYRNQIEIDHELIDNLVKQYGEHKDLVLVAKELSDNINVNKDKLLKVLNKAISYPVPEIYPTGKLVVNDEEFRKNRELSGKPKPVNALTKFLYNEQSHL; from the coding sequence atGAAAATTCCTTCATTGAAATTAACAACTGCTAGAAGTCCCTTTGTTTCAGTGAGCAAATATTATTCAGGTATGAGCAATCAATTTACTACCTTATCCGATGACAAGACCATTGAAAAACCATTACTTGATGATCGTTCATatagatttattaaattaaataacaACGGGTTGAGAGTATTGTTAATAAATGACCCTTCAACGGATAAAGCAGCTGCTTCCTTGGATGTTAATGTCGGTTCATTCACTGACAAAGAGTACAACATCTCTGGACTCGCCCATTTTTGTGAacatttattgtttatggGCACGGAAAAGTACCccaaagaaaatgaatattcaaattatttatcCAAACATTCGGGTAGTTCCAATGCATATACTGCTGCAGAACatacaaattattatttccaAGTCGGGGCAGATTATTTAGAAGGCGCATTGGACAGATTTTCTCAGTTTTTCATCGCACCGTTATTTAGCAAATCGTGTCAAGACCGTGAAATTAATGCTGTTGATTCagaaaataagaaaaactTGCAAAGTGACACTTGGAGGTTATACCAGTTAGATAAATTTACAAGTAATTTGGCACATCCATACAGTGGGTTTTCTACAGGGAATTATCAAACATTACACACTGATCCTGTGGCAAAAGGAGTCGATGTTCGTGAcattttgattgatttcCATAAGCAACACTATTCTTCTAATTTGATGAGTTTGGTTATATTGGGTAAAGAAGATTTGAATACATTAACTGATTGGGCGATAGAAAAGTTTGCAGCAGTTCCTAATAAGGATTTATCTCGACCAAACTATAAAGGAGAATTGGTCTATAATCCTCAGCAATTGGGTAAATTGATCAAAGCTAAGCCAATTATGGACAATCACAAAatggaattgaattttttaatcCCAGATGACTTGGAAGACAAATGGGACACTAAACCAAACGGCTACTTTTCTCATTTGGTAGGTCATGAGAGTAAAGGgtcaataatttattatttgaaacaGAAAGGTTGGGCCACAGATTTGTCTGCTGGTGCAATGACTGTTTGTCAAGGTACTTCGAATTTCTatattgaatttcaattaacACCTAAAGGTTTCGAGAATTGGcaagaaattgttgttatcacattccaatatttgaattttgtcACAGACGATGCACCTAGAAAATGGATTTGggatgaaattgaagaaatgtCACAGGTCAATTTCAAGTTCAAACAGAAAATGGAAGCATCTAAGACCGTTTCTACTTTGAGTAATAAATTGTACAAATTTGATGAGTATATCCCAGCCTCATATTTACTAAGTTCAGCCATTGTGAGAAAATTTGATCCAGAAGCGATAAAAAGGTTTGGGTCTTATTTCACGCCAGAGAATTTAAGAATCACATTAGCTTCCCAATTATTAGCTGGGttaaataaacaagaaaaatggTATGGCACCgaatatgaatatgaagATATCCCACAAGCATTAATTCAGCAAATTAAATCACAACCATATAACGGCAATCCGAATTTGCATTATCCTCGaccaaataattttattccAACTAATTTCGAAGTTACTAAAGCGAAACTGAAACATCCACAAGTAGCTCCATATTTGATTGAAcacaataacaaaattaatttgtGGTATAAACAAGATGATACATTTGAGGTTCCAAAAGGTTCGATTGAAGTGGCATTCCATTTGCCTAGTTCCAACACTGATATCAATACATCAGTAATGTCAAATGTGGCAATTGAATTGTtggatgatgaattaaatgaGTTGACGTATTTTGCTGAGTTGGTAGGATTAAAAGTTAAATTACATGCATGGCGTGATGggtttttaattaatgtcTCAGGGTATAGCCataaattatctaatttgTTGCAAGAAGTCTTGACCAagtttttccaatttgaaCCTCAACAAGATAgatttgaatcaataaagtttaaattattaaagaatCTTAAGAATTTTGGGTTTCAAGTACCTTTTCAGCAAGTTGGGGTATACcatttacaattattaaatgaaaaacttTATCAACAAGATGACAGAATTGAAGTTTTACAAAAAGTAACATACAAAGATGTTTATCAAcatttcaaacaaaatatttGGCAGCTGGGTATTTTTGCAGAAGTTTTGATTCATGGTAATTTTGACGTTGCCCAATCAAAGCAAATTAGAGATATTATTAACGAGTCAATGGAAAATGTTAAACCATGGATGGACAAGTATAATGAggaacaatttcatttacAAAGTTATGTGTTACAACCAAATGAAACAATAAGATACGAAGTGCCTTTGAAAGATACAGCTAATATTAACTCATGTATCGAGtattatattcaaatcaataccaaTGCCGATAGTTTGAAATTACGTGTTTTGACAGACTTATTTGCCACAATAATTAGAGAACCTTgttttgatcaattgagAACTAAAGAACAATTAGGATATGTTGTATTTTCAGGGACGGTTTTAGGGAGAACAACGTTGGGGTTTAgaattttgattcaatcGGAAAGAAAATGTGATTATTTGCAGTACCGTATCGAAGAGTTTTTAGCTCAATTTGGGAACTATGTTAACAACGAGTTGTCAACTGAagatttcatcaaattcaagCATGCCTTGAAAAATATCAAGTTGACCAAATTAAAACATTTGAATGAAGAAACTGCTAGACTTTGGtcaaatataattgatggATACTATGATTTCGATTCAAGATCTCGTCAAGTTGAAATATTGGAAAATATCACCAAAGACGAATTagttgaatttttcaatacttTTATTGCAAAATCTGATAATACTGGTAAATTGATTACTTATTTGAAATCGCAAAATCCAACCGAGTTCACGGAATCGAAAAAATTACATTCAggaataatcaattatttgtatcgtaatcaaattgaaattgatcatgagttgattgataatttggTTAAACAATATGGGGAACACAAAGATTTGGTTCTTGTTGCCAAAGAATTATCAGATAATATAAATgtaaataaagataaattattgaaagtCCTTAACAAGGCAATCAGTTATCCAGTCCCTGAAATCTATCCAACTGGTAAATTGGTTGTCAATGATGAGGAGTTTAGAAAGAATCGTGAACTAAGTGGCAAACCAAAACCAGTAAATGCATTAACAAAATTTTTGTATAATGAACAATCACATTTATAG
- the RBF1 gene encoding RPG-box-Binding transcription factor, putative (In C. albicans: DNA-binding protein that functions as a transcription factor and/or a telomere-length regulator in C. albicans), which yields MSSNKNERDLNIPTASASIKQKQRQQLGIKSEHGASTADVYDPQVASYLSAGDSPNQFSNTALHHSNSVGYSASAAAAAAELQHRAELQRRQQQLQQQELQHQQEQLQQYRQAQAQAQAQAQAQAQAQAQREHQQLQHAYQQQQQLHQLGQLSQQLAQPHLSQHEHVRDALTSDEFDTNEDLRSRYIENEIVKTFNSKAELVHFVKNELGPDERCKIVINSSKPKAVYFQCERSGSFRTTVKDAAKRQRIAYTKRNKCAYRLVANLYPSEKDSKRKNKTDEPDYNEDNSRISEMWVLRMINPQHNHPPDPVNKKKRQKTSRTLVEKPINKPHHHHLLQQEQQQQQQQQQQQQQQQQQQQQQQQQQQHNVNSLAQQQAAQLQQQMQQQLQASGLPATPNYSELLGQLGQLSQQQSQQQQLHHIPQQHQRIQNQPQQQQPQAHTQGLEQPDAAVIAAIEASAAAAVASQGTPNVTAAAVAALQHTQGNDPDTQQEDPAAIDSNVDPSLDPNVDPNVQAQDHSHGLQNSYGKRGGFL from the coding sequence ATGTCATCTAATAAAAACGAAAGAGATTTGAATATCCCAACTGCTTCAGCATCTATTAAACAGaaacaacgacaacaacTTGGAATTAAACTGGAACATGGTGCTTCAACAGCGGATGTGTATGACCCTCAAGTTGCTAGTTATTTGAGTGCTGGAGATTCACCCAACCAGTTTTCCAACACTGCCCTTCATCATAGTAACAGTGTTGGATATTCTGCTAGTGCTGCAGCAGCGGCCGCAGAATTACAACACCGTGCCGAATTACAAAgaagacaacaacaattgcaACAACAGGAATTGcaacatcaacaagaaCAGTTACAACAATATAGACAGGCTCAAGCGCAAGCTCAAGCTCAAGCGCAGGCTCAAGCGCAAGCGCAAGCTCAAAGAGAGCACCAACAGTTACAACATGCTtatcaacagcaacaacaactacacCAGTTGGGACAACTTTCTCAACAGTTGGCACAACCACATTTGTCACAACATGAGCATGTCAGAGATGCGCTTACTAGTGACGAATTTGATACAAATGAAGATCTTCGTTCGCGATACATCGAGAATGAAATTGTAAAGACATTCAACAGTAAAGCAGAATTGGTGCATTTTGTTAAAAATGAACTAGGTCCTGACGAAAGGTGTAAAATTGTcatcaattcatcaaaaccaaaagcTGTTTATTTCCAGTGTGAAAGATCAGGATCATTTAGAACCACTGTCAAGGATGCAGCTAAACGACAAAGAATTGCTTATACCAAGAGAAATAAATGTGCTTATCGTTTGGTCGCCAATTTGTATCCTAGTGAAAAGGAtctgaaaagaaaaaataagaCCGATGAACCTGACTATAATGAAGACAATTCTCGCATTTCTGAAATGTGGGTTTTGAGAATGATCAACCCTCAACATAACCATCCACCTGATCCCGTgaacaaaaagaagagaCAAAAGACATCAAGAACGTTGGTTGAGAAACCAATAAACAAACCACATCACCACCATCTTCTCCagcaagaacaacaacaacaacaacagcagcagcaacagcaacagcaacagcaacagcaacagcaacagcagcaacagcaacaacaacacaacGTTAATAGTCTAGCACAACAACAGGCCGCTCAgttgcaacaacaaatgcAACAGCAATTACAAGCAAGTGGGTTACCAGCAACACCAAACTATTCTGAATTGTTAGGTCAATTGGGTCAGTTgtctcaacaacaatcacaacaacagcagctCCATCATATAcctcaacaacatcaacgaattcaaaatcaaccgcaacaacagcaaccaCAAGCACATACTCAAGGATTAGAGCAACCTGACGCTGCAGTTATAGCTGCGATTGAAGCCAGTGCTGCCGCAGCTGTTGCTTCTCAAGGAACACCCAACGTTACTGCTGCAGCAGTGGCTGCATTACAACACACGCAGGGTAACGATCCTGATACCCAACAAGAAGATCCTGCTGCTATTGATTCAAATGTTGATCCAAGTCTTGATCCTAACGTTGACCCTAATGTCCAAGCTCAGGATCATTCTCATGGATTACAAAACTCATATGGAAAAAGAGGTGGGTTTTTGTAG